The Candidatus Abawacabacteria bacterium region ATTCATATAAAGCAAATACTTCATTTGCTGGGATGCCACGAAGTGAAGTGCCAGTATTAGAAAAGAAATAGTGACTCCAACAGCGTTTGCCAGTAGGGGCTGCTGTTTGTGCTGATAGCCCTAAATCTTTTTGGGTTGCTGCAATAAGTTCAGAGATGACACTGTCTCTTTCGGTAGGGTGTAAGCCAACTTTTTGGATGAATTCTACTATTTTATTAAACACATCTGCAGCATTACCAGTGACAGTGAATGCTTGGCGACTGATATAGCTATTATCTGAAGCATGAAAATATGCCACTCCATTATTGCGCGGGTGATCACGATGGATCATTTGAATTTTACTATCGCCGCTCACAATGCCCCATTGTTGATCATCTGTTTCCAATGGTGAAAAGTTTTTGAATAAAACAAAACCAGCTTTTCGAAATGTCTCAGCTTGAATACCAGAATCACGTAAAATAGTTTTCCAACTGTATTTTTGCCGTGGTAAGAGATCAATGCGAATCCCACCACGGCTTAAGCCTGGTGCTACTTCAGGATAAGTAGGAGTGAGAATCTTTTCTAACTGTGGTCTGTCAGATACCAGTACTATATTTATTCGAGGTGTGTTTCTTTGTTTGTCTATGCTCACACAATAATTGAATCTTATTATTTTCTCATATATATGCCTGCTATTCAAGATAAATTGGCCAGTATATTTATGAGTAGTTTCTCAGCTAATACTGTTCTGTTAGACTAATTTTGAGTATTCATGAGTATAATGAAAAAGATAGCGGTGATTGGTGGTGGCGCAGCTGGTATGATGGTTGTTGCTACATTGTTGGAAAATAATGCAAATGCTGATATACACCTTTTTGAAAAGAATCCTTCTTTAGGTAAAAAGGTAATTATTAGTGGCGGTGGACGTTGTAATGTTACTACCGGGATTAATGAAGCTCGTATATTAGAAAGAAAGTATATTCGTGGCTGGCAATTTTTGAAACCGTCATTAGCAAATTTTCCTCCCGAAAAGGTATATAACTGGTTTGAGAAACATGGTGTACCTTTAAAAAATGAAGCAGACAATCGTGTCTTTCCTCAATCTGATCAGGGAACAGATATTGTGGCGGTTTTTGAACGCATATTTGCTGCCCATAATGTTCATTTACATCTTAACCAATCTGTTCAGTCTATGACCCCTGAGGGTAATGCTGTGCGTATCAGATCATCTGCTTTAAATGAAATATTTGACTATGTGGTAATAACGACAGGAGGGAATGCCTATCGGCATACTGGCTCGACGGGTGATGGTTATGACTTTGCTAAAGCTTGTGGCCATAGCATTACGGCGCTAGGTCCTTCTTTGAATAGTTTTGAAGTGGCTGAAGAGTGGCCCAAGATGCTTACTGGTATTAGTTTTCCCTGGGCTCAATTGGTTACACTGGTAGATGGAGAAAAGATGGTGGCAAATGGCCCCTTCTTATTTACCCATTTTGGCATTTCTGGTCCGGTGACATTCGCTTTTTCAGCACATGTGGCTTTTTTACCGATACATAGAGAAACTCCATTACCAGTTTGTTTCTCTCCTGATGCTTCTGTGAATTTTGAGCAATGGAACAATCGATTACAAAAACTATTTGCGGAAAATGGTGCTAAGCAAGTGC contains the following coding sequences:
- a CDS encoding aminoacetone oxidase family FAD-binding enzyme, producing MKKIAVIGGGAAGMMVVATLLENNANADIHLFEKNPSLGKKVIISGGGRCNVTTGINEARILERKYIRGWQFLKPSLANFPPEKVYNWFEKHGVPLKNEADNRVFPQSDQGTDIVAVFERIFAAHNVHLHLNQSVQSMTPEGNAVRIRSSALNEIFDYVVITTGGNAYRHTGSTGDGYDFAKACGHSITALGPSLNSFEVAEEWPKMLTGISFPWAQLVTLVDGEKMVANGPFLFTHFGISGPVTFAFSAHVAFLPIHRETPLPVCFSPDASVNFEQWNNRLQKLFAENGAKQVHSILSTFFPKRFVDVVLNQAMISHSKQVATISKDERKLLAYLFSGRLTFSLIARRAGDEFVTAGGVNTDEIDRKSMQSKIISQLYFAGEVMNIDGVTGGFNLQVAWATGRMAGESIAKRLQKGDVL
- a CDS encoding TauD/TfdA family dioxygenase — protein: MSIDKQRNTPRINIVLVSDRPQLEKILTPTYPEVAPGLSRGGIRIDLLPRQKYSWKTILRDSGIQAETFRKAGFVLFKNFSPLETDDQQWGIVSGDSKIQMIHRDHPRNNGVAYFHASDNSYISRQAFTVTGNAADVFNKIVEFIQKVGLHPTERDSVISELIAATQKDLGLSAQTAAPTGKRCWSHYFFSNTGTSLRGIPANEVFALYEYLKDVTYRHHWEKGDLLLLSEDVMVHGRMPFSLAQQTTDSKLIVKALTIKQDGRLNKP